GTTCCTTTGAAGTTGTGGCTATCAACAGTGACTTGGgagctaagtcgcgagtgcgaggacagtttgtttgatgacaggagatatttcgtcttgtccccGTTCAAAACCAGACCCAAAtgtttcgcttccttatccagtgtggagaaagcggaactaacggcgcggttgttgcgATCAATGATATCAAAATCCTAGCATATATccaccatacaaactgaatattTGACAAGACATCTTGTCCAAAGCAACTGTACAAATTTCggactaattttttaaatcggtctagtatagcatatacatatataccccacaaactgaacgatcaaaatcaagtttctgtttgtaaaattttttcatttgtgaagggtattctagcttcagtgcaaccaaACATAAcgtttttttacgctttttttaatttccattcttTTGCGATTTCGTAACGCCAAAGAATTCCACATTGAtttcaaattgatttttcaAGCATCAACGTCACGATGAGGCCCCCAAATACGCAAAATGTATCTAAATATACAGATTCATTTGTACATGCATTCGGtgtctacatacatacgcatgcgtttataaacaaatttgcaaTTGAAGTTTGTAATTGCATTCATTGCGCATGCGCTTGTGACTGAACACGCGCTCATTGTTTGCGAAATCGCATTTGGCGCCCGTGCGTATGACGGCCAACGCAGCATTTGCAGTGGACTCGAAACCGTTAATTTGCGTAATGCTGccatttgaagtttctttgtttCGCTTGATTCTTCCTTCGTCTGTAATTTGCAATGTTTTCTTTGAACTTCGCTATAAAAGAAGTAgtgcaaatttgtattacttcatgtctatatatacgcatatatgtatagaggtaaacatttatataaaaaaaattacgcgAGTTGTATAAGGTGCTGCcacctaaaaaaataataatacacgCGGCTAATGAAGTATTTCTGATGATTATTGTTCGTTGAGACAATggatcaatttttattatttagtataTAGATAACCTAGAAATCGCATAGATCGATGGGAGCTTTGAGGCattgtgtagtcgaaaaaggCTTTTCGTATtcctaatcaaacttcaactaattttttttttaactaataaatacataaacaaatatgtacaatttgggtcgaccactttttgccatttttcccctagggacattatttcatcagtgtaaatcgaaatttcgaaatttccagaacggaagcgagcgaaccattgttatgctacacgaactgatacagactccgtaaacttcacaaatttcattgaatttaattttttttcttgtttttggttaaatgaagcttagaATATCAGCCTTCCAACACTACAGGTATAaaacaatgtgattggtagtacTAGAGATATACAGCTGCAACgaaatctattgacaaaatacgaaaatacttttttgggTAGTCAAATATAGTTATATTTGGTtccacaatatttaaatttttttttttgtgttttttcaatttgtgAAATAAATCCGTAAAGGGGCAGTTTTCACATATCTATGTACAAATAAGTGCACATATAACTTCGTTCAATCTCTTAATTCAGCTACGCAACAAGTCATGCACGAAGCTATAGTTGGTTACAGTCTTCGTTGTTTAACATAAAATTCGACATGGTTTTAAAGATAATAGAAAATTCACTCCAAAAGAGCACTAAACATGATCTCCAGTGCAAATGTGCACATTATATACACTTAATACATAACTATAGCCTTATAATAGTGACAGTTTACTGGAGAACAATCTCACTTATCTAAACTACAAATTATAAATACTAATTCCTTCAAACACCTtcatatttcaaaacatttcagAATGTGAACTAATCCTTTATATTTTACTTGCAGATTATATAACGTAAAAGTTTCAGCATTTCCCTAATAAGCCGTTGCCAATATGAAGCTTTTTCATTCCACAGCGAAAGCTGCAACGGTACGTTTATCACTAtatattacacatatgtatatatacatttattatattattttcaattatcactttccaaaaataaacaataaatttcctTTTCTCTTTGTAGCTGATATGCGTTGCACTCACTTTTGTCAATGCAGAGCCTCCAGTGAGCTCTTATTTGCCGCCAGCATCGGGACCGGCTACGTCATACAGCGCCCCACCGCAAAGTAGTTATGCCCCAAGTGCGCCCACCGGTGGCCCATATGCCAGCGCACAAGGTCCGCCAAGTTCAAGCTATGGCGCACCGCCGGGACcagcaccaccaccaccacagcGGCCATCTACTTCATATGGTCCGCCCAGCAAACCCGCCCCTAGCTATGGAGCACCACCGTCGCCTAGCTATGGCGCTCCACCTAGTCCACCAAGCTCTAGTTATGGAGCTCCACAGAAACCTCGACGTCCCGCTAAGGTGCCCGCTTCAACTTACTCTGCCCCACAGTCACCGGTAGCCTTTTATGGACCTCCAAAACCTTCCCCACCCGCACAACCTTCACCGCCAGCATCAAGCTACGGAGCTCCTCCATCTCCACCATCGTCCAGTTACGGTGCCCCTCCATCTGCACCTTCACCCAGTTATGGCGCACCTCCGTCACCCCCAGCAACCAGCTATGGAGCTCCTCCAGCTCCTCCACCACCTCCAGCATCTAGTTATGGTCCTCCAAAGAGTGCACCTCCATCACCTAGCTATGGCGCTCCTCCGTCACCACCCGCTTCCAGTTACGGTACTCCTTCTCGGCCTGCCCCGCCATCTCCCAGTTATGGTGCCCCTCCTTCACCACCAGCATCTAGTTATGGCCCTCCATCGCGACCTTCACCACCAGCAACAAGTTATGGAGCACCCCCATCACCACCAGCTTCTAGCTATGGTCCTCCCTCTCGGCCAGCTCCACCGTCTTCCAGCTATGGTGCACCACCCTCACCACCAGCTTCTAGTTATGGTCCTCCATCGCGACCTTCACCACCCGCATCCAGTTATGGCCCTCCAAAGAGTTCACCGCCATCATCCAGCTATGGCGCTCCACCTGCACCTCCAGCTTCTAGCTATGGTCCTCCATCTCGACCGGCTCCACCATCATCAAGTTACGGCGCACCACCATCACCACCAGCTTCCAGTTATGGACCTCCTTCTCGGCCTTCTCCACCATCTTCTAGCTACGGTGCTCCACCCTCACCACCAGCTACTAGCTATGGTCCTCCTTCTCGACCGGCTCCACCATCATCAAGTTACGGCGCACCACCATCACCACCAGCTTCCAGTTATGGACCACCTTCTCGGCCTTCTCCACCATCCTCTAGCTACGGTGCTCCACCCTCACCACCAGCTACTAGCTATGGTCCTCCTTCTCGTCCTGCTCCACCATCTTCAAGCTATGGAGCGCCTCCTTCACCTCCTGCTTCTAAATATGGTCCTCCTTCTCGGCCGTCTCCACCATCTTCAAGCTATGGAGCGCCTCCTTCACCACCAGCATCTAGTTATGGCCCTCCATCGCGACCTTCACCACCAGCAACCAGTTATGGAGCACCCCCATCACCACCAGCTTCTAGCTATGGTCCTCCATCTCGACCAGCTCCACCTTCAGCCAGCTATGGTGCTCCCCCGTCGGTGCCTTCATCTAGTTATGGGGCACCATCAGCACCTGCACCACCATCAAACTCATATTTACCACCATCCCCCTCAAGTTCAAAACCTTTTGCTCCATCAAAACCTGCTCCACCCTCTACATCGTATGGTGTTCCAACCGGCTACAGTGCACCAGCACCAGCACCTGCTCCGGTGCCATCGTCTAGCTACGGTGCGCCTTCCAGCAGTTATGATGCCCCCGCTCCGGCTCCAGCTCCAGCCCCATCACAAAGCTATGGAGCACCTGCACCACCATCGGCACCTTCTTCTAGCTATGGCGCTCCAAGTGCAGGTGGTAATGGTGGTGGATTTGTTCCTTCTGGCCCTTCTTCTTCATACAGTGCCCCACCAGAATCAAGTCTATCCGGTGGTAGCTACAGTGGTCCAATATCAGTGCCAGAGACCATACCACAGAGTTACTCTGCCGATGGTGGTTACAAGTATCGCAAATAGACCATTATCACCTTGCAAAGAGACCCTGTTAAGAGAGGCGCAAAATTTTTGGCGTAATCCAAATATTTCTTGTGTGACTTTCTAAGTGATCGCCACCATCTCTGCCTCGACTTACAtcacatttgaaaattatttaggtTTATATGGGTTCCTTCCAAAAACCCAGCGTTGCCATTTCTTCGCCTGTAATgaagtaaacatacatacatctctCATTTCTCATTACAAGCTCATGTAACTCGATGTTCGATTTGTTTGTAAACTATACTCTAagtttcacatatacatatatgtatatgttttcctACATATGCATAAGTATTAATACTTTCCTTCATTTTCCatctttgcattttttgtaaaatatttgtgtattactttcataaaaaatgttaaaaacataCCTTCAtttaagttttgaatatttttaaaataaattgttaaataaaaatgtatacattcGATGGCTTTTCACTTCACAAGGACTTAAGGTATCATGCGAAGAAATATTTCCTGATATTGGTGCTAAGCGAACCAAAGTTTCAAATGGGTTAGGCTAAAGGCACGAATAATAAATcgcttaaagaaaataatagttAAATACGTATAGAATGAATACCGATATAAAAGAATATCGTCACATAAAAAAAAcatcgaaattgaaatttttattgcttacggcccactacatcatattacacaTAAGTAACATAAATTCTCAGCTTACGCGGTCAGATGTCGGGGTCAGATGTAACCAATATATTGGGTagccgaaaaagtcttttcgtattttgtcaatagaagtCGTTGCAGTagtatatctccagtgccaccaatcacattgtgtcatatgtaccatatagtgttggaaaggtgagattttaagctttatttaactaaaaaaaattaaaaatcaaagaattcggggaagttagaaaaaaattacagctgttcaaaaatgagtgaaaataatgaagcaattcgctatattttgaaatttttgtataaaaaggaaataatgcCAAGCAAGCCGCTAAtgaaatttgttaagtttacgcagacaatgctgtatcagttcgtgtagcacaacaatggttcgctcgctaccgttctggaaatttcgaaattttgatttacagTGATGAAAGTCTTACACTGATGgcataatgtctctagcggaaaaatggcaaaaagtggttcaccaaaatggtacatctttgttaatttatttattgttataaatataaaacaaaatatggtgaagtttgattagaaatacgaaacaactttttcgactaccaatataaccatttcataaccaaaactcaaattttattttagtatgaGTGATTTCTATTATATCCTTtctctttcgtttttttttttttttgcattttaggcgaCGATTtgcagttaatattggaaaaattaactactcaatctttttttattatttttatttacatttaaccAGTTCGTTTATTGATAATCTCAAAGAGCCTTAGGCAGAAACTATAGCAATATTTCAAACCACTTTATGATTGTGCTTGTTTAATAAGTTAATAACCTTTAGAAAAGAtccgaataaattttttgttactaTTTTGTATTTGAGGTTATACTTGTAGGTGTAAGGTTTTTGAAAGCCGGCACATTGAAAATTCCTTATTTTGTAGCCTCATTAAGTATCATTCATGTACGGAGTTCACTCCTTAGCCCAATAATATCTACCAAAGCATATCTTCCTATTCGAAATGCATGAACCGATGTTGTACCAAACGGACGTATGAGATAAAACAGGGAAAGCCCTTCAGGGTTTAAGGCACCTCCGAAAAGCTGATGGGTTTTTTTCACACTCGTTACACCACAATTACCATATCACTTGCAACATATCTCTCTACAAATattaagtaataaatatattgtttgTAAACAACCTAAACTTATTTGCCAAATCTGACGCGAAAATCAGTCtacaattatgtacatatatacatatagtataatatttttttttatgcgctTGCATACCAAGCATTGAAGCCTACGTAAATTCGTGCAAGTTGACAATTTTGAGACAATGGCTTGTATGCCGGTATCTTTAACTCAAAATTCCCATCACCGAAATCAGATGTCGGGAAGATACGGTAACGAAACCACGGCTGTACAAAGATAATCACACGCAGGGCATGGGAATTTATGGCGGCTGCAAGTGCGGTTGTTTGTATGTCATGTCATTAGGTTACTAGGAAAATACTTTTATTGTACcttaaaaatacacacaactACATGAATGCTTGTATGCACCGTtatatacaattacaatttccaACTAAAAGCTCGTATACttgtaaataattaagaaaaactattgcaaaattatttaaatatgtatatagtacatacatacatatatacatacaaacgtatatAATAACTTGAGTTTGCAACCAAAACTTTCGTCATTCATCTTGCAACAAATTATAGCATTTTCCATTATGAACACTAAAACCAGTATGtggctaaaatataatattttacatctCGGTATAAAATACTACGCGAATTGCAGCTCAGCCATGATCTCTCACTAAATAAAACCCATAGATAAGTATATACAAGTTGTGACTTAGGAGCGGTTAGTTGGTTGCAACATTATTTATTgctcttttattatttatttttatttagctcTTAAGCAAGCTCTAGTACGCCCTTATGGTAATTGCTGGTAATGATAAATATGCCAGAGGTGGTCAAGTTCACATTACATATCCATTAATAAAATCGGAGACGCGTCGCTATTACGCACAACACTGCTTTTggctgcacatacatatatacacatatgtatctatggACATTATAGCAATGCAAATTTTAATTGTGATGTACaccaaaaaaatttccaaaccaaaaaatattgtattgaaGCTGTACTCGTACTATTCAATAGAAGAATGTTGTGCGTAAAGCCTTAATTAATAATTAGGCATATTCTAAAAACGGTTAGGCATTAAAAAT
The sequence above is drawn from the Bactrocera tryoni isolate S06 chromosome 1, CSIRO_BtryS06_freeze2, whole genome shotgun sequence genome and encodes:
- the LOC120782611 gene encoding proline-rich extensin-like protein EPR1 — protein: MKLFHSTAKAATLICVALTFVNAEPPVSSYLPPASGPATSYSAPPQSSYAPSAPTGGPYASAQGPPSSSYGAPPGPAPPPPQRPSTSYGPPSKPAPSYGAPPSPSYGAPPSPPSSSYGAPQKPRRPAKVPASTYSAPQSPVAFYGPPKPSPPAQPSPPASSYGAPPSPPSSSYGAPPSAPSPSYGAPPSPPATSYGAPPAPPPPPASSYGPPKSAPPSPSYGAPPSPPASSYGTPSRPAPPSPSYGAPPSPPASSYGPPSRPSPPATSYGAPPSPPASSYGPPSRPAPPSSSYGAPPSPPASSYGPPSRPSPPASSYGPPKSSPPSSSYGAPPAPPASSYGPPSRPAPPSSSYGAPPSPPASSYGPPSRPSPPSSSYGAPPSPPATSYGPPSRPAPPSSSYGAPPSPPASSYGPPSRPSPPSSSYGAPPSPPATSYGPPSRPAPPSSSYGAPPSPPASKYGPPSRPSPPSSSYGAPPSPPASSYGPPSRPSPPATSYGAPPSPPASSYGPPSRPAPPSASYGAPPSVPSSSYGAPSAPAPPSNSYLPPSPSSSKPFAPSKPAPPSTSYGVPTGYSAPAPAPAPVPSSSYGAPSSSYDAPAPAPAPAPSQSYGAPAPPSAPSSSYGAPSAGGNGGGFVPSGPSSSYSAPPESSLSGGSYSGPISVPETIPQSYSADGGYKYRK